A window of the Streptomyces albireticuli genome harbors these coding sequences:
- a CDS encoding glutamine synthetase family protein: protein MHGPDRVDSQDQGEEQRRERERAGSAARQEAARLTARNIHGVALTWVDNSGITRVKTIPTARLPHTARWGAGASPVLDVFLSDDSAVTSPHLGGPDGDLRIFPDLSLLTPLAAQPGWAWAPTDRYEQDGTPYVACQRQFARRMTARAARHGLHLRMGVETEWTVTTRTGTAAGAEEPFAGPGPAYGMTRLVELSDYLDDILQALAAQDVEVLQLHPEYAPGQFEVSTAPTDPVTAADHAVLVRETVRAVSARHALTASFAPVTRAGAVGNGAHLHLSLWRDGVNLCRGGEGPQAMTLVCEAFLAGVLRELPALLALGAPLPASYLRLTPSRWAGAYHCWGVENREAALRFIPGPPHDPDAANAEIKCFDPAANPYLVVGAVIAAGLAGLDDGLTLPAPVAGNPVTTGSAPRLPASLPEALGHFTRSALLRDALGDPLFEALLAVRRGEHALAEGKDPQALADALRGRY, encoded by the coding sequence GTGCACGGACCGGACCGGGTGGACAGCCAGGACCAGGGCGAGGAGCAGCGCCGGGAGAGGGAGCGGGCGGGCTCGGCGGCCCGCCAGGAAGCGGCGCGCCTGACCGCGCGGAACATCCACGGCGTCGCCCTCACCTGGGTCGACAATTCCGGGATCACCCGCGTCAAGACCATCCCCACCGCCCGGCTGCCGCACACCGCGCGCTGGGGCGCCGGGGCCTCGCCGGTCCTCGACGTCTTCCTCTCCGACGACTCCGCCGTCACCAGCCCCCATCTCGGCGGCCCCGACGGCGATCTGCGGATCTTCCCCGACCTCTCCCTGCTCACGCCGCTCGCGGCGCAGCCCGGCTGGGCCTGGGCCCCCACGGACCGCTACGAACAGGACGGCACCCCCTACGTCGCGTGCCAGCGCCAGTTCGCCCGGCGCATGACCGCCCGCGCGGCCCGCCACGGCCTGCACCTGCGGATGGGCGTCGAGACCGAATGGACCGTCACCACCCGTACGGGCACGGCCGCCGGCGCCGAGGAGCCCTTCGCGGGGCCCGGCCCCGCCTACGGCATGACGCGGCTGGTGGAGCTCTCGGACTACCTCGACGACATCCTCCAGGCACTGGCCGCGCAGGACGTCGAGGTGCTCCAGCTCCACCCCGAGTACGCGCCCGGCCAGTTCGAGGTCTCCACCGCCCCCACCGACCCCGTCACGGCCGCCGACCACGCCGTCCTCGTCCGCGAGACCGTCCGCGCCGTCTCCGCCCGGCACGCGCTGACGGCCTCCTTCGCGCCCGTCACCCGGGCGGGCGCCGTCGGCAACGGCGCCCATCTGCACCTGAGCCTGTGGCGGGACGGCGTGAACCTGTGCCGGGGCGGCGAGGGCCCCCAGGCGATGACCCTCGTGTGCGAGGCCTTCCTCGCCGGGGTCCTGCGGGAACTGCCCGCGCTGCTCGCCCTGGGCGCGCCCCTGCCCGCCAGCTATCTGCGGCTCACCCCTTCGCGGTGGGCCGGCGCCTACCACTGCTGGGGCGTGGAGAACCGCGAGGCGGCCCTGCGGTTCATCCCCGGCCCGCCGCACGACCCCGACGCGGCCAACGCCGAGATCAAGTGCTTCGACCCGGCCGCCAACCCCTATCTGGTCGTCGGGGCCGTCATCGCCGCCGGTCTCGCCGGGCTCGACGACGGCCTCACCCTCCCGGCCCCGGTCGCCGGGAACCCCGTCACCACCGGCTCCGCGCCGCGCCTGCCCGCCTCCCTGCCCGAGGCGCTCGGCCACTTCACCCGCTCCGCCCTCCTGCGCGACGCGCTCGGCGATCCCCTCTTCGAGGCGCTCCTCGCCGTCCGCCGGGGCGAGCACGCACTGGCCGAGGGCAAGGATCCGCAGGCCCTCGCGGACGCCCTGCGCGGCCGCTACTGA
- a CDS encoding thioesterase II family protein has product MRALGDGLLWDLSPEGAGAGADLAVLLLPGLGGGARDFALWPRHLAPPIRVLAARYPGRDPASPAAGAAASRDLLGTALAERLAHHVQEPLVVFGHSLGAAVGYETAWQLARRRRPALALHVSAALPPPDYASLDLGARAMDDAALAGLARALAVPLPREDRPGDRRAALRALRHDLALVDAYDYGPSPRPLDYPVTVWSARDDAIIPAAAAGRWQAMARHPLTHRALPVEHHHLSHPAAVTAITEALRGLLA; this is encoded by the coding sequence ATGAGAGCGCTGGGCGACGGCCTGCTGTGGGACCTTTCCCCGGAGGGTGCGGGCGCGGGTGCCGATCTGGCGGTGCTCCTGCTGCCGGGTCTGGGCGGCGGCGCCCGCGACTTCGCGCTGTGGCCGCGTCACCTCGCGCCCCCGATCCGGGTGCTGGCCGCGCGGTACCCGGGCCGTGACCCGGCCTCGCCCGCCGCCGGAGCAGCTGCGAGCCGCGACCTGCTCGGCACGGCGCTCGCGGAGCGGCTCGCCCACCACGTCCAGGAACCGCTCGTGGTCTTCGGGCACAGCCTGGGGGCCGCGGTCGGCTACGAGACCGCCTGGCAGCTCGCCCGGCGCCGCCGCCCGGCCCTCGCCCTCCACGTCTCCGCCGCGCTTCCGCCTCCCGACTACGCGAGCCTCGACCTGGGTGCCCGGGCCATGGACGACGCCGCTCTCGCCGGCCTGGCCCGCGCGCTGGCCGTCCCCCTCCCCCGCGAGGACCGCCCCGGGGACCGGCGGGCCGCCCTCCGCGCGCTGCGCCACGACCTCGCCCTCGTCGACGCGTACGACTACGGGCCCTCGCCCCGCCCGCTGGACTACCCCGTCACGGTATGGAGCGCGCGCGACGACGCCATCATCCCGGCGGCCGCCGCCGGGCGCTGGCAGGCCATGGCGCGCCACCCCCTCACCCACCGCGCCCTCCCCGTGGAGCACCACCACCTCAGCCATCCGGCCGCCGTCACGGCGATCACCGAGGCGCTCCGCGGCCTCCTGGCCTGA
- a CDS encoding ABC transporter substrate-binding protein: MGGPRDKDGLCVGAGGPHGGKELCIGAVVPLTGRLGSLGHPLAFALEHLAPRLTRLTHDGRRYPLRLAVRDSRSEPGRARRAVAELVAREGARIVVTMAGTQVLPAVADACQDLEVPCLSTTFPWQAYVLTQGGGRGRAPGWTYHFAWGLDDIADVFADMWEHAGAARTVGCLWNDGRQGRLLRHPRHGFAPAATARGHTLVDPGGYAEPGGGFAEHVRRFKDAGTDVVTSAATGADLTLFLRRAHAAGLRPRLVTCSRWLAYPPDTRRAAPAPRAVPPEPPSGHPAPSVPPVPPAPSDQVATLVYWTPRHPYRSSLDGSTAAQLADAYRSATGRPWLQPLGLAHALLEVAAHALGTAADPTDRRAVAEALGRTKLSTVAGDLDFTTGPAPGIALLPLAGGQWQPTGDGHRLAVVSNNRLPQVPLDGDLVLAD, from the coding sequence ATGGGTGGACCGCGCGACAAGGACGGACTGTGCGTCGGGGCGGGTGGACCGCACGGCGGGAAGGAACTGTGCATCGGGGCGGTGGTGCCGCTCACCGGGCGGCTCGGCAGCCTGGGACACCCCCTCGCCTTCGCCCTGGAACACCTCGCTCCACGCCTGACCCGACTCACCCACGACGGCCGCCGGTACCCCCTGCGGCTCGCCGTGCGCGACAGCCGCTCCGAGCCCGGCCGGGCCCGCCGGGCGGTCGCCGAACTCGTCGCGCGGGAGGGGGCCCGCATCGTGGTGACCATGGCCGGCACCCAGGTGCTGCCGGCCGTGGCCGACGCCTGCCAGGACCTCGAAGTGCCCTGCCTGTCCACCACCTTCCCCTGGCAGGCCTACGTCCTCACCCAGGGCGGCGGCCGGGGCCGGGCGCCGGGCTGGACGTACCACTTCGCGTGGGGGCTGGACGACATCGCGGACGTCTTCGCCGACATGTGGGAGCACGCCGGGGCCGCGCGGACGGTCGGCTGCCTGTGGAACGACGGGCGGCAGGGGCGGCTCCTGCGCCACCCCCGGCACGGCTTCGCGCCCGCCGCGACCGCCCGCGGCCACACGCTGGTCGACCCCGGCGGCTACGCCGAGCCGGGCGGCGGCTTCGCGGAGCACGTCCGGCGGTTCAAGGACGCGGGGACGGACGTCGTCACCAGCGCCGCGACCGGCGCCGATCTCACCCTCTTCCTCCGCCGGGCGCACGCCGCGGGGCTGCGGCCCCGGCTGGTGACCTGTTCCCGCTGGCTCGCCTACCCACCCGATACGCGCCGGGCGGCCCCGGCACCCCGCGCCGTGCCCCCGGAACCTCCCTCGGGCCACCCGGCACCCTCGGTCCCTCCAGTCCCTCCGGCTCCCTCCGATCAAGTGGCCACACTCGTCTACTGGACGCCCCGCCACCCCTACCGCTCCTCCCTGGACGGCAGCACCGCCGCCCAGCTCGCCGACGCCTACCGGTCGGCGACCGGCCGCCCCTGGCTCCAGCCGCTCGGCCTGGCCCACGCCCTGCTGGAGGTCGCCGCGCACGCCCTGGGCACCGCGGCGGACCCCACCGACCGGCGCGCGGTGGCCGAGGCCCTCGGCCGCACCAAGCTCTCCACCGTCGCCGGGGACCTGGACTTCACCACCGGCCCCGCCCCCGGCATCGCCCTGCTGCCGCTCGCCGGCGGCCAGTGGCAGCCCACCGGGGACGGCCACCGGCTCGCGGTGGTGAGCAACAACCGCCTCCCGCAGGTCCCCCTCGACGGCGACCTCGTCCTCGCCGACTGA
- a CDS encoding CBS domain-containing protein has product MATRKKLMARDIMSTKGVQCVGEHESLLDASRMMRDLKVGCLPICGDDQRLKGVVTDRDIVVQCVAEGRDASGVQAGELAGALHWVDAEADANEALETMERHQIKRLPVIDVRNGHRLCGMITEADLAKNLTDEQIAEFASRVYATAG; this is encoded by the coding sequence ATGGCTACGCGGAAGAAGCTCATGGCCCGCGACATCATGTCCACCAAGGGCGTGCAGTGCGTCGGCGAGCACGAGTCGCTGCTCGACGCGTCGCGGATGATGCGCGACCTCAAGGTCGGCTGCCTGCCCATCTGCGGGGACGACCAGCGCCTCAAAGGCGTCGTCACCGACCGCGACATCGTCGTACAGTGCGTGGCGGAGGGCCGCGACGCGTCCGGGGTGCAGGCGGGCGAGCTGGCCGGCGCGCTGCACTGGGTGGACGCCGAGGCCGACGCGAACGAGGCCCTGGAGACCATGGAACGGCACCAGATCAAGCGCCTGCCGGTGATCGACGTCCGGAACGGGCACCGCTTGTGCGGCATGATCACGGAAGCGGACCTCGCGAAGAACCTCACCGACGAGCAGATCGCCGAGTTCGCGTCCCGGGTGTACGCGACCGCCGGCTGA